The Gemmatimonadaceae bacterium genome segment GCTGGTCGACCTGAATCGGAAGGGAGGGCAAGACGCGAGCGCATACGGCGACGTGGTCTATGCCAACAGCCGCTGGACGCTGATCGCGATCATCGTCGGCAGCGTGCTGCTGGGACTTGTCATGGCCGTGTTGGTCGCCCGGATGATTGCTCGCCCGGTCACTGCCCTGACAACCGCCTCACAAGCACTCGCGCGGGGTGAGCTCGACATTACCGTTGATGTCGCCAGCCGCGATGAAATCGGCGATCTGGCGCGGTCGTTCACGGACATGGTGCACGCGCAGCAGCGCATGGCGCAGGGCGCGGCCGCGATCAGCGCCGGCGATCTGTCGGTACAGATGCAGGCGCGGAGCGACAAGGATACCCTCGGCCAGGCGTTCATTGCGCTCCGCTCGGCCATTCACGGGATGATCAGCGAGACCAGCGCCCTGGTCATTGCGGCGAAGGCTGGCCGCCTCAACACGCGCGGCGAGGCGACGAAGTTCACCGGTGCCTATCGCGAACTCGTGCAGGGGATCAACGACACGCTCGACGCGGTGGTGCAGCCGATCACGGAAGCGTCCAGCGTGTTGGAGAAGATCGCGGCGCGAAATCTCACCGTTCGCATGAACGGCGATTATGCCGGCGACTTCGCCCTGATCAAGCACAGCATCAATACCGCCGCAGATACGCTCAACCAGGCAATGCTGCAGGTGAACCTCGCCGCCGAGCAGGTCGCATCGGCTGGCGAGCAGATCGCCTCCGGCAGTCAGGCACTGGCCCAAGGCTCGTCGGAGCAGGCCGCGGCGCTGGAGCAGATCTCCGGCAGCCTTCAGGAGATGACGTCGTCCACCGTGCAGACGGCGCATAGCGCCCGGGACGCGCGGGCGCTGGCCGAGAGCACGCGCGACTCCGTCGCGCAGGGAACCGCGAGCATGGAGCGGTTGACCGACGCGATCGACAAGATCAAGCAGTCCAGCGACCAGACCGCCCGCATCGTCAAGACCATTGATGAAATCGCGTTCCAGACGAACCTGCTCGCCCTGAACGCCGCGGTGGAAGCCGCGCGTGCCGGCGATGCCGGAAAGGGGTTTGCGGTCGTGGCCGAGGAGGTCCGGAGCCTTGCCATCCGCAGCGCCGAAGCGGCCAAGAATACGACGGCCCTCATCGAGGATTCCGTGTCCAACACGCAACGGGGCGTCGCGCTCAACAGCGAGGTCCTGCAGCGCCTGCACGAGATCAACCATCAGGTACGCCAGGTCAACGAGGCCGTGTCGCATATCGCGAGCGCCGGCGAGCAGCAGAGTGAGGGCGTGCGCCAGATCAACCGCGCCGTCACCGAGCTCAACGAGGTCACGCAACAGGTCGCAGCCAATGCCGAGGAGTCGGCGAGCGCATCCGAGGAGCTGGCGGGCCAATCGGGGCAGCTCCGGGCAATGGTCGCCGAGTTCGAGATTACGAATACCTCGCCGGGCAGCACGGCCCGGCTTGCCGCCTCAGCGGCGCGCGGCGGCAAGGCGCAGGCGACCACACCGCCGCGACGTATGGCGGCTTCGAGTGGGCGCGCCGCGCGCGGCGACCGCCTGCCCGTGATGGCCGCGTCCGGACGCCGTGCAGATGTCTTCGCCTCCACCCAGGTCACCGGCGGGGACCAGACAGATGACGCCGGATTGGCGGACTTCTGACGAGGGCGGACCGCCGTGACTCGCTGACCGGCTACGGCTGCGAGCGCGGCGGTCGCAGGGGATACACGAGCTGCCGGCCGAATCCATCCGGCACCGGATGGCCCTCAATGCCATACCCGCTCGGCCACTGGCCGTCGGGGCCATAGTAGGTCCCAAAGAAGCGATCGATCCAGGGAAAGTGCACGGCGAAGTTGCGATCGATCGCTTCGTGTTCAATCGCGTGATGCCAGTGGTGGAAGCGCGGCGTGACGACGCACGCTTCGACCCAGCGCGGAAAGCGCCACGACACGTTGGCGTGAATGAACACCGCGTGGACCGAGACAAAGACGAGGTACGCGTAGAGCGGGCCGGTGTCGAAACCGAGCACGAACAGCGGCACGAACGTGATGCCGCGAGTGAGGACGACATCGAGCACGTGCAACCGAGAGCCCGCAATCCAGTCCATGCTGGTCGAGGAATGGTGCACGGCATGAAAGGGCCACAGCCACCGCGTGGTGTGAAAGATCCGATGCACCGTGTATTCGGCGAGGTCGGCCACGATGGCGCATTCGAGAAACTGCAGCGCGCCCGGCTGTGACCGTATGGCGCCCTGAACGGCGGGATGCACCGCCCATGCGAAGAGCACCTGCGATGGCATGAGCGTGAGCAGCGTGGAGAGCTGCACCAGCAGATGGCTCACGAAGAAGTAGAGCACATCCGTGGTCCACTGGGGCCGAAAGACCGACTGCGGGCGCAGCGGCCAGAGGCGCTCGAGCGGGATGAACAGCACCGCGAGCAGCAGGATGTTGAGGAGAAACCAATCGAGCCCGAGATACACGGGCACCTTGGGCACCGCGCCATCCACCGGAATGTTGCCCCCTCCGGCGAGCCCCGCGATCAGCGCGCAGCCCATGCCGGTCAGGCCGAGCACTTTTCGCTGGCGCAAGAGGGCGCTGATCAGTCCGAAGAGAAAGGCGAGACCGATGACCACCTGCAGCAGCGTGCGAACGGCGGGCATTGGCAACATGGCCCGCACGTCGGGGCTCGTCAGCAGCGCCGGCCAGTAGAAGCACGCGACCGCGCCGATTGAGAGCGCCCCCAGAAAGACCGAGACCGTACCGCTCAACCAGCCGGAGCCGATGGCGGTCGACTCATTGTCGTCGAAGAGCCGTGCGACCTGATCGTCGAGTGTCATGCGGAAGGGGGGCTGAAGCAAGACAACCCACGAAGATCGCGATGATCTTCGTGGGTTGTCCCGAACCTCGAACGCTGTCCTGCGAAGCCGACTACTCGTGGGCGGGCAGCGGTTCCATCGTCTTCACGTCCACCGGGACCTGCACTTCGTCGCGGTAGGGCGTCGTCATCATGAACACGCGCATCTTCGGGAAGGCATCCATGAAGCTGAAGTAGCAGAACGCCCAGAGACCGATGAAGCCGATCGTGGTACCGATCTCCTGGAGCCCGAACGGGAGGCTGGTGGCCTCACCGTAGATGCTCGGGTAGATCTCGATGTAGCGGTGGAGGTACACGCCGATCAGGCTGCAGATCGCGAAGAGCACGAACGTCGGCAGATACATCTTGGCGGCCTTCGAGATCAGGCCGAAGAACGGCAGCACGAAGCCGAAGATCGGGATGAGCTGCGTGACCGGCTTCCACACGCCCGAGAGCCGCAGGCGATAGAAGTGCGTTTCTTCCGGCATGTTGCCGTACCAGATCACCAGGTACTGCGAGAAGCTGATGTAGCCGACGAACGCCGTGAAGGCGAAGCCGAGCTTGCCCAGGTCCCACAGCTGGTCCATGGTCGCCACGTCCTTCATGTCGAGCTGATTGCGCCACCACATGGTGAGGAGCGACAGCAGCATGACCATGTTGACCCACCCGGTCATGAAGACAATCCAGGCGTACATCGTCTGCTGGAAGTGCAGCGAGATGCTCATGGAGTAGTCCCACGCCATGAAGCACCAGCCGATCACGAACGCCATGCACACCGCGACGGCGAGCTTCCCCTGCGTGGAGTGCTGGTTGTGCAGCTCGCGACGCTCATCGCCCGACCAGGCGGCGCGCATCTTGGCGCGCAGCCCCGCCGCCCACTTGGCGCCGCCTTCCGGCAACACCGCCACATCCATCTTGACGGAGTTCCAGACGAACAGGCCCTGCAGGATCGTGATGGCGCCGAAGAAGAAGAGGCCACGCAGCACGAAGAAGCCGTTGCTGAGGTAGGTGGCCTTCTCCGCCGACGGGATCGCCTCACGGCCGCGGAAGGTGTAGATGTGATCGCCGCTGAAGAGCAGCATGGCGACCAGGATGATGAACGCCACCGGCACGAAGGCGTAGAAGCCCTCGGCGAAGCGGACGATCGGACGCGACCAGCGCGCCGTCACGATGCGCTGGACCGACGCGAACGCGGCGCCAGCGGTGGAGATGACGGCGAAGTACGTCCAGTTGTACTGGAGCGCCTGCCAGGCGCGATCGGGGTTCGAGAAGAGCCCCATGATGAACACGCCG includes the following:
- a CDS encoding HAMP domain-containing protein; amino-acid sequence: TNPFVSCHAPNLSKRGASIKPGALQAVWNQVQPLSRANRTDEARALLAGTGRALFDQASLELDSLVDLNRKGGQDASAYGDVVYANSRWTLIAIIVGSVLLGLVMAVLVARMIARPVTALTTASQALARGELDITVDVASRDEIGDLARSFTDMVHAQQRMAQGAAAISAGDLSVQMQARSDKDTLGQAFIALRSAIHGMISETSALVIAAKAGRLNTRGEATKFTGAYRELVQGINDTLDAVVQPITEASSVLEKIAARNLTVRMNGDYAGDFALIKHSINTAADTLNQAMLQVNLAAEQVASAGEQIASGSQALAQGSSEQAAALEQISGSLQEMTSSTVQTAHSARDARALAESTRDSVAQGTASMERLTDAIDKIKQSSDQTARIVKTIDEIAFQTNLLALNAAVEAARAGDAGKGFAVVAEEVRSLAIRSAEAAKNTTALIEDSVSNTQRGVALNSEVLQRLHEINHQVRQVNEAVSHIASAGEQQSEGVRQINRAVTELNEVTQQVAANAEESASASEELAGQSGQLRAMVAEFEITNTSPGSTARLAASAARGGKAQATTPPRRMAASSGRAARGDRLPVMAASGRRADVFASTQVTGGDQTDDAGLADF
- a CDS encoding sterol desaturase family protein, with translation MTLDDQVARLFDDNESTAIGSGWLSGTVSVFLGALSIGAVACFYWPALLTSPDVRAMLPMPAVRTLLQVVIGLAFLFGLISALLRQRKVLGLTGMGCALIAGLAGGGNIPVDGAVPKVPVYLGLDWFLLNILLLAVLFIPLERLWPLRPQSVFRPQWTTDVLYFFVSHLLVQLSTLLTLMPSQVLFAWAVHPAVQGAIRSQPGALQFLECAIVADLAEYTVHRIFHTTRWLWPFHAVHHSSTSMDWIAGSRLHVLDVVLTRGITFVPLFVLGFDTGPLYAYLVFVSVHAVFIHANVSWRFPRWVEACVVTPRFHHWHHAIEHEAIDRNFAVHFPWIDRFFGTYYGPDGQWPSGYGIEGHPVPDGFGRQLVYPLRPPRSQP